GTGAGGTTACGGAAGAACTCGGACTAAAGCCGGTCAAGGTACGCCTTGTTGCAACATACACCTATCAGAAAAAGCAGATGCTGATGACGGGGTTTCTGGCTGAGCTTCCCGAGGGTGATTTCTCGCTTTCAGATGAGCTGATTGCGGCGCAGTGGTTTGATGAAGCCGAAGTCGGCGTAAGGCTTGCAGGCAGCTCTGTCGCAAAGCTGTTATTCAATGATATAAAAGGAGCAAAGCTATGAGAAAAGATCTACCGCCTATAGAGCCGTATGAGCGTACCGCTCATTATTACGAAACCGACAGAATGGGCATAATACACCATTCGAATTATATAAGGTGGTTCGAAGAAACAAGAATACATTATCTTGACAAAGCAGGCTACCCCTATTCCGAAATGGAAAAGGACGGAGTTATGATACCAGTGCTTTCTGCCGAATGTAATTATAAGAATGCCGTGCGTTTTGACGAAACAGTGCTTATAGACCTTAAAATCACAGAATTCAACGGCTTTAAAATGACAATTGATTATGTGGTAAAAGGCAAGGAAAACGGCGATGTCAAGGCAACGGGCAGAACACGTCACTTCTTCGTGAACAGCGATTTCAAGCCGGTAAGAGTAAAGGACAAGTATCCGAGAGTGTACGAAGTGTTCAACAGTCGCAAGGAGGAAGAATGAAAAGGATAAACATAAACGAGAATAAAATCAAC
This window of the [Eubacterium] siraeum genome carries:
- a CDS encoding acyl-CoA thioesterase, whose amino-acid sequence is MRKDLPPIEPYERTAHYYETDRMGIIHHSNYIRWFEETRIHYLDKAGYPYSEMEKDGVMIPVLSAECNYKNAVRFDETVLIDLKITEFNGFKMTIDYVVKGKENGDVKATGRTRHFFVNSDFKPVRVKDKYPRVYEVFNSRKEEE